Proteins from one bacterium genomic window:
- a CDS encoding 3'(2'),5'-bisphosphate nucleotidase — translation MTASDSTRPWSAHPLARELDVALDAVREAGSLCHEVGQAVDRGALAKPDRSPVTVADFGAQALVCRALGEAFATDPVMGEESAAALRQPEAAALLARVTALVAARRPGAGAGDVCAWIDRGQFAATAPRFWALDPVDGTKGFLRGGQYAIALALIVDGQLAAAVMGCPSLGTQVADDAGDGTLFAALAGGGAWQMPLRAAGAPRTMGTSAVADPARVRFCESVEAAHSSHGNAARVTELLGVTAPPVRLDSQAKYGVVARGEAEAYLRMPNRADYSENIWDHAAGALVVTEAGGTVTDIAGKPLDFSRGVKLAVNRGVVATCGPVHAAVIGAIGKLGLAG, via the coding sequence ATGACCGCATCCGATTCCACCCGCCCCTGGTCCGCCCATCCGCTGGCCCGCGAACTGGACGTGGCCCTGGACGCCGTTCGCGAAGCCGGTTCGCTGTGCCATGAGGTTGGACAGGCGGTCGACCGCGGCGCGTTGGCCAAGCCCGACCGCAGCCCGGTCACCGTGGCCGATTTCGGCGCCCAGGCGCTGGTGTGCCGTGCCCTCGGCGAGGCCTTCGCGACCGACCCGGTGATGGGCGAGGAATCCGCTGCCGCACTGCGACAGCCGGAAGCCGCGGCCCTGCTGGCGCGCGTGACGGCGCTGGTCGCCGCGCGGCGACCGGGCGCCGGCGCCGGGGACGTCTGCGCGTGGATCGACCGCGGGCAGTTCGCCGCGACTGCGCCGCGCTTCTGGGCCCTCGACCCCGTCGACGGCACCAAGGGATTCCTGCGGGGCGGGCAGTACGCCATCGCGCTGGCGCTCATAGTCGATGGGCAACTGGCGGCCGCGGTGATGGGCTGCCCCAGCCTGGGTACGCAGGTGGCCGACGATGCCGGCGACGGCACGCTGTTCGCCGCACTGGCCGGCGGCGGCGCCTGGCAGATGCCGCTGCGTGCGGCGGGTGCACCGCGGACCATGGGCACGAGCGCCGTCGCCGACCCGGCGCGGGTGCGATTCTGCGAGTCGGTCGAAGCCGCCCATTCGTCGCACGGCAACGCAGCCCGCGTGACGGAGCTGCTGGGCGTCACGGCCCCGCCGGTGCGGCTGGACAGCCAGGCCAAGTACGGCGTGGTCGCCCGTGGGGAAGCTGAAGCCTACCTGCGCATGCCGAACCGTGCCGACTATTCCGAGAACATCTGGGATCACGCTGCCGGCGCCCTGGTGGTGACGGAGGCCGGCGGCACGGTGACGGACATTGCCGGCAAGCCGCTCGATTTCTCGCGCGGGGTCAAGCTGGCGGTCAATCGCGGCGTCGTAGCCACCTGCGGGCCGGTCCACGCCGCGGTCATCGGGGCCATCGGCAAGCTGGGATTGGCGGGTTAA
- a CDS encoding NAD(P)/FAD-dependent oxidoreductase has translation MIVVVGAGPAGLFAAVTAREAAPGRPVVVFEKAGKPLAKVLVSGGGRCNVTHACFDPRELVTRYPRGGRELRGPLTRFGPAETAAWFAAHGVVLKTEADGRMFPTTDDSRTVAEALLGASRDLGVDLRLREGVRAVSVTEGGFRVEPEAGEPIVADKVLLATGGRTSRGDAGSVDGYTLAAALGHTVVPPVPSLFSLDCAEPWLTALAGVAVADAVVAVGEGRAAVSRRGPVLVTHRGVSGPAVLVLSAWAARTLHEAGYVAELRVDWLPGTPASGIDALLKEWAHAHGKQEVVALGPGGLPKRLWTALAMHAGVDAQQRWGDLDRAGREMLGAALRNTCLHTTGQSTHKEEFVTCGGVDLREVDFRTMESRRCPGLYLAGEVLDIDGVTGGFNFQGCWTTGRLAGLALAAD, from the coding sequence ATGATCGTCGTTGTCGGCGCCGGGCCGGCGGGCCTGTTCGCGGCCGTTACCGCTCGAGAGGCGGCGCCGGGCCGACCGGTCGTCGTGTTCGAGAAGGCCGGCAAGCCGCTGGCCAAGGTGCTGGTGTCCGGCGGCGGGCGCTGCAACGTCACCCACGCCTGTTTCGACCCCCGGGAGCTGGTCACACGCTACCCGCGCGGCGGCCGCGAATTGCGCGGCCCCCTCACCCGCTTCGGCCCGGCCGAGACCGCGGCCTGGTTCGCTGCGCACGGCGTGGTGCTGAAAACCGAAGCCGATGGCCGCATGTTCCCCACCACCGACGACTCGCGCACCGTGGCCGAGGCGCTGCTGGGCGCGTCAAGAGACCTGGGCGTGGACCTGCGCCTGCGCGAAGGTGTGCGCGCGGTGAGCGTGACCGAAGGCGGCTTCCGCGTGGAGCCCGAGGCCGGCGAACCGATTGTCGCCGACAAGGTGCTGCTCGCCACCGGCGGCCGCACCTCGCGGGGCGACGCCGGGAGCGTCGACGGCTACACGCTGGCCGCGGCCCTGGGACACACGGTGGTGCCGCCGGTGCCCTCGCTGTTCAGCCTGGACTGTGCCGAACCCTGGCTCACCGCGCTGGCCGGCGTAGCCGTGGCCGATGCGGTCGTCGCCGTGGGCGAGGGCCGTGCCGCCGTCAGCCGCCGCGGTCCGGTGCTGGTCACCCACCGTGGCGTGAGCGGCCCGGCCGTGCTGGTGCTCTCGGCCTGGGCGGCGCGCACGCTGCACGAGGCGGGGTATGTTGCGGAACTGCGCGTGGACTGGCTGCCCGGCACGCCTGCATCCGGCATCGATGCGCTGCTGAAGGAGTGGGCGCACGCACACGGCAAGCAGGAAGTCGTGGCGCTGGGGCCGGGCGGCCTGCCGAAGCGCCTGTGGACCGCCCTGGCGATGCATGCCGGCGTGGACGCGCAGCAGCGCTGGGGCGACCTCGACCGGGCCGGCCGCGAGATGCTTGGCGCGGCCCTGCGCAACACGTGCCTGCACACCACGGGGCAGAGCACGCACAAGGAGGAGTTCGTCACCTGCGGCGGCGTGGACCTGCGCGAGGTGGACTTTCGCACCATGGAGAGTCGTCGCTGCCCGGGACTGTACCTGGCGGGCGAGGTGCTGGATATCGACGGCGTGACCGGCGGCTTCAACTTCCAGGGCTGCTGGACCACCGGCCGCCTGGCCGGGCTGGCACTCGCAGCCGACTGA
- a CDS encoding MarR family transcriptional regulator has protein sequence MPDPIPVAGRPSADTPAVDPQAVFAAGALVAAARRLAEHLEAAARDLHAGDDLTVAERGLLLLLRQGGVQTIPQLAARRGASRQYLQQTLAPLVERGLVTWRENPRHRRSRLAELTPAGVGLARRVMAREGAMLGRLAVAVDRTRLQAATEVVRAIDDALCEGRDVLVAEAAAASGRTMAAEG, from the coding sequence ATGCCCGACCCGATCCCGGTTGCCGGGAGACCATCTGCCGATACTCCTGCCGTGGACCCGCAGGCTGTCTTCGCCGCCGGCGCCCTGGTGGCGGCGGCGCGCCGGCTGGCCGAACACCTCGAGGCGGCGGCCCGCGATCTCCACGCCGGCGACGACCTGACGGTGGCCGAACGGGGCCTGTTGCTGCTCCTGCGGCAGGGGGGCGTGCAGACCATTCCCCAGCTCGCGGCGCGGCGCGGCGCCTCGCGGCAGTATCTCCAGCAGACGCTGGCACCGCTGGTCGAGCGCGGGCTGGTGACCTGGCGCGAGAACCCGCGTCACCGGCGCTCGCGCCTGGCCGAACTGACGCCGGCCGGCGTCGGGCTGGCGCGGCGCGTCATGGCGCGCGAAGGGGCCATGCTCGGTCGCCTGGCGGTGGCCGTGGACAGGACCAGGCTGCAGGCCGCGACCGAGGTCGTGCGGGCCATCGATGACGCCCTGTGCGAGGGCAGGGACGTCCTGGTCGCCGAAGCGGCGGCGGCGTCCGGGCGGACCATGGCCGCCGAAGGCTGA